One Bacillus amyloliquefaciens DSM 7 = ATCC 23350 DNA window includes the following coding sequences:
- a CDS encoding YmfQ family protein translates to MSRLDEMTAYLPPFLTRLKEMAEVLQAEAPEFERQNNDIFDLTDQLFITTATWGLDRWEKILKIPRESGDTEDMRRLRLISKMSNIPPITHQAIEQALNRFLKHPSAYVRMFPGEYRFYADMELDDLQHMNELIETLEKIKPAHLAYILRAALNETLEIKDRVILNDRRYRKVSELKVGYSVTLNNNEVVLP, encoded by the coding sequence TTGAGCAGACTCGATGAGATGACGGCGTACCTCCCGCCTTTTTTAACCCGGCTAAAAGAGATGGCGGAAGTGCTTCAGGCGGAAGCCCCTGAGTTTGAGCGGCAGAATAACGATATTTTCGATTTGACAGATCAGCTCTTTATTACGACGGCGACGTGGGGGCTTGACCGCTGGGAAAAAATATTGAAAATACCGCGTGAATCAGGTGATACGGAGGACATGAGACGGCTCAGGCTGATCTCGAAGATGTCGAATATACCGCCCATCACGCATCAAGCGATCGAACAGGCGTTAAACCGTTTTTTAAAACATCCATCTGCTTACGTTCGGATGTTCCCGGGGGAATATCGTTTTTATGCCGATATGGAGCTTGATGATCTGCAGCACATGAACGAGCTGATTGAAACACTTGAAAAGATCAAACCCGCTCATTTGGCGTATATACTGAGAGCCGCATTAAACGAAACACTGGAAATCAAAGACCGGGTCATTCTCAACGATCGGAGATACCGAAAAGTCAGTGAACTGAAGGTCGGTTATTCCGTCACACTCAATAATAACGAGGTGGTCTTACCATGA
- a CDS encoding XkdW family protein has translation MKLIFPYGNDNIYTGSPVELYPDSETGDYIMPANAADFPPEINGEGMWRPFFDEEKQEWVETADEAYKNSLKKDMAPDSNSLNQLAGLGALLANEKLIRKAAEQAQQSLGVQIASLKLELLNLKGESKNEKT, from the coding sequence ATGAAATTAATATTTCCGTATGGCAATGACAATATTTATACAGGCAGCCCGGTTGAGCTTTATCCGGATTCTGAGACAGGAGATTATATAATGCCGGCTAACGCTGCGGACTTTCCGCCGGAAATAAACGGCGAAGGTATGTGGCGCCCATTTTTTGATGAAGAAAAACAAGAATGGGTGGAAACGGCTGATGAAGCATATAAAAACAGCTTAAAAAAGGATATGGCCCCCGATTCAAATTCATTAAACCAGCTTGCAGGCCTTGGCGCGCTGCTAGCGAATGAGAAATTGATCAGAAAAGCAGCTGAACAAGCGCAGCAGTCACTCGGCGTGCAAATAGCATCTTTAAAACTGGAACTCTTAAACTTAAAAGGAGAATCAAAAAATGAAAAAACTTAA
- a CDS encoding XkdX family protein, with the protein MKKLNFWVYALFYKWASTEMVKQAMGYNDCSAEDLAEGVAAHYITPEEFQEITGETYENYKNVMS; encoded by the coding sequence ATGAAAAAACTTAACTTTTGGGTTTACGCTTTGTTTTATAAGTGGGCCTCAACAGAAATGGTAAAACAGGCTATGGGCTATAATGACTGTTCTGCCGAAGATCTGGCTGAAGGGGTGGCCGCGCACTATATCACGCCTGAGGAATTTCAAGAAATAACGGGTGAAACATACGAAAATTATAAAAATGTTATGTCATAA
- a CDS encoding hemolysin XhlA family protein, producing the protein MLLDEQTVQKEFAGIKGEQKVLEQRVAALERVSDRQDQQIMTLNEKLNKIEENTTWIKRTITGAIVTAICTGVIGGAIAIMYNLLQK; encoded by the coding sequence GTGCTTCTGGATGAACAAACGGTGCAAAAAGAATTCGCAGGCATCAAAGGTGAACAAAAGGTGCTTGAACAGCGGGTAGCCGCTTTAGAGCGGGTATCAGACCGGCAGGATCAGCAAATCATGACGCTGAATGAAAAGCTGAACAAAATTGAAGAAAATACAACATGGATTAAGCGGACCATTACAGGAGCCATCGTGACAGCAATCTGCACGGGCGTCATTGGGGGAGCCATCGCCATCATGTACAATCTGCTGCAAAAGTAA
- a CDS encoding phage holin has translation MKFADKGTVVRTVLLLLALLNQTLLMFGKSPLDIQEDQVNQLADTLYAAGSAVFTIATTAAAWFKNNYVTAKGKKQQALLKINNLSK, from the coding sequence ATGAAATTCGCGGACAAAGGCACGGTCGTCAGGACGGTGCTTCTTTTGCTTGCTTTATTGAACCAAACACTGCTGATGTTTGGCAAATCGCCGCTGGATATTCAGGAGGATCAGGTCAATCAGCTTGCGGATACACTGTATGCCGCCGGCTCGGCCGTTTTTACGATCGCAACGACTGCGGCCGCCTGGTTTAAAAACAATTACGTTACAGCAAAAGGGAAAAAACAGCAGGCTTTATTAAAAATAAACAATTTATCGAAATAG
- a CDS encoding N-acetylmuramoyl-L-alanine amidase: MVKITQDFIPEGNNNRPGYAMTPIYITVHNTANTAAGANAKSHASYVKNPDTPTSWHFTVDDTEIYQHLPLNENGWHAGDGNGDGNRKSIGIEICENSDGNFSQAVANAQWLIRTLMTSHGIPLANVVEHKHWSGKLCPRRLLDTWDEFKAGIGSENRQTYTVQKGDTLSAIARKFGVSVADLQKWNNIADPNLIKVGQVLIVSPPVEGLYPLPDEVIQLTEPYTSGEKVYQVQNALAALYFYPEKGAANNGIDGIYGPKTANAVARFQSVYGLPSDGIYGPAVKAKILQQL; the protein is encoded by the coding sequence ATGGTGAAAATCACACAGGATTTCATTCCAGAGGGAAACAATAACCGCCCAGGCTATGCAATGACACCGATTTACATTACGGTGCATAATACGGCCAATACCGCAGCCGGCGCAAATGCCAAAAGTCACGCGAGCTATGTGAAAAATCCCGATACGCCGACAAGCTGGCATTTCACAGTCGATGATACGGAAATTTATCAGCATCTTCCGCTGAACGAAAACGGCTGGCATGCCGGGGACGGAAACGGGGACGGCAATCGAAAATCCATCGGTATTGAAATTTGTGAAAATTCAGATGGGAACTTTTCACAGGCTGTAGCAAACGCCCAATGGCTCATCCGCACATTAATGACATCGCACGGCATCCCGCTTGCGAATGTCGTCGAGCACAAGCATTGGTCAGGAAAGCTTTGCCCGAGAAGACTGTTGGATACATGGGACGAGTTTAAAGCGGGAATCGGTTCTGAGAATAGACAGACGTATACTGTCCAAAAAGGAGATACGCTGTCGGCAATCGCACGAAAATTCGGCGTCAGTGTGGCCGATCTGCAAAAATGGAATAACATCGCTGATCCGAACTTGATTAAAGTCGGACAAGTGCTGATTGTCAGCCCGCCTGTTGAGGGATTGTATCCTCTTCCGGATGAGGTGATTCAGCTGACAGAGCCGTACACATCCGGTGAAAAGGTATACCAGGTGCAAAACGCGCTCGCCGCGCTTTATTTTTATCCTGAAAAAGGAGCTGCCAATAACGGCATTGACGGCATCTACGGACCGAAAACCGCAAATGCCGTTGCCCGCTTTCAATCTGTATACGGACTGCCGTCAGACGGCATCTACGGCCCCGCAGTAAAAGCGAAAATTTTGCAGCAGCTTTAA
- a CDS encoding type II toxin-antitoxin system SpoIISB family antitoxin, with the protein MEQAFQNGQPEQRAKPFKMFKKRSMTSIASYQVSPHTARIFKENERLIDKYKQKKA; encoded by the coding sequence ATGGAGCAGGCGTTTCAAAACGGGCAGCCGGAACAAAGAGCGAAACCGTTCAAAATGTTTAAAAAACGCTCAATGACAAGTATCGCAAGTTACCAGGTCAGCCCTCACACCGCCAGAATTTTCAAAGAAAATGAGCGGCTGATTGACAAGTATAAACAAAAAAAAGCTTGA